One genomic region from Jilunia laotingensis encodes:
- a CDS encoding FecR family protein, with the protein MDERILKYFQNELTVAERLEFLREAERDETLKRQFVEYQNIRALAHLSSYGEDREEGKKKYKQFAGRIRRINGYRWTVRIMKYAAVFAIVILSAYWLAERQVTDTFRKKLMAETNVLYAPVGQRARVTLQDGSVVWLNAQSTLTYPSSFLGSERRVTLKGEGYFEVAPDSEKPFIVSASQGVEMKVLGTKFNVYSYPETGIVRTCLLEGSVQVSCEGISSKGVILEPNQQVTVRNGKMIVGKIKHPAALLWKDGIYSFDNETLENIVRQLELYYNVEIHITNPALAKVRYTCKFRQRDGIEEIIHIIQKIHHFKIKIDKDKNTITLS; encoded by the coding sequence ATGGACGAACGTATATTAAAATATTTTCAGAACGAACTGACTGTTGCCGAGAGATTGGAATTTCTGCGTGAAGCGGAGAGGGACGAGACTCTTAAAAGGCAGTTTGTCGAATATCAGAATATACGAGCTTTAGCCCACCTCTCTTCTTATGGGGAAGACAGGGAGGAAGGAAAGAAAAAATACAAGCAATTTGCCGGTCGAATTCGTAGAATTAACGGATATCGTTGGACGGTTCGGATCATGAAATATGCAGCAGTATTTGCGATCGTGATCTTATCTGCCTACTGGTTGGCAGAAAGGCAAGTTACCGATACTTTCCGTAAGAAGTTGATGGCCGAGACGAATGTGTTGTATGCCCCGGTCGGGCAGCGCGCCCGTGTCACTTTGCAGGATGGGAGTGTGGTTTGGCTGAATGCACAGTCCACATTGACTTATCCCTCTTCCTTCTTAGGTTCTGAAAGGCGTGTTACCCTGAAAGGAGAAGGATATTTTGAAGTGGCTCCTGATTCGGAAAAGCCTTTTATCGTGTCCGCGTCCCAAGGAGTGGAAATGAAGGTGCTGGGGACAAAGTTCAATGTATATAGTTATCCTGAAACGGGGATTGTACGAACTTGCCTTTTGGAAGGAAGTGTACAAGTGTCTTGTGAAGGCATCTCCTCGAAAGGAGTAATATTGGAACCCAATCAGCAAGTCACCGTAAGGAATGGAAAGATGATCGTAGGAAAAATCAAGCATCCGGCGGCATTGTTATGGAAAGATGGAATTTATAGTTTCGATAATGAAACGTTGGAGAATATTGTCCGGCAATTGGAATTGTATTACAACGTTGAAATACATATTACCAATCCGGCACTCGCCAAAGTGCGTTATACCTGTAAATTCCGGCAAAGGGATGGTATAGAAGAGATTATACATATCATTCAGAAGATTCATCACTTTAAAATCAAAATAGATAAAGATAAAAATACAATCACCTTAAGTTAA
- a CDS encoding arylsulfatase B: protein MAQAQKAPVESGDRPNIVIIVADDLGWGDVGFHQSSIKTPNLDRVAKQGIILDRFYTAPVSSPTRAGLMTGRYPNRFGIRKTVIPPWREYGLDETEETIADVLGDAGYEHRAVIGKWHLGHGRKAYYPLNRGFNYFYGHLNGAIDYFTHEREGELDWHKNWESCYDKGYSTDLIAREAVRYVNDHKKEPFFLYVAFNAPHTPLQAKPEDIALYTSDLESLSKKEQNRCIYSAMVTCMDRGIGDIYNTLEKNGQLDNTIFLFFSDNGTDGKGGSSGELRGFKFQEWDGGVRTAAVIQWNKGFKQPRKVEQVTGFVDVLPTLRDILDVKKAPKRELDGISVRSVLTGERESIRRDFYLGCGAVVNQDWKLILPGQNNHMKNLGTGYLVDYKNDPYEQKNSAANNPEEMQRLKKIAEKYDAVKPVFEEKDYGLGKDTFKAPKEWKIVKP from the coding sequence ATGGCACAGGCGCAGAAGGCTCCTGTGGAGAGTGGGGATCGTCCCAATATCGTAATCATAGTAGCCGATGACTTGGGCTGGGGAGATGTGGGGTTTCATCAAAGTTCGATAAAGACTCCTAATTTGGATCGGGTGGCAAAGCAAGGAATCATTCTTGACCGTTTTTATACGGCTCCTGTCAGTTCGCCTACCCGTGCAGGATTGATGACCGGGCGTTATCCGAATCGTTTCGGCATCCGTAAGACGGTTATTCCTCCTTGGCGCGAATATGGATTGGACGAAACCGAAGAGACGATTGCCGATGTTCTTGGCGATGCTGGTTATGAACACCGGGCGGTTATTGGCAAATGGCATCTCGGTCATGGGCGTAAAGCTTATTATCCTTTGAACCGCGGCTTTAACTATTTCTATGGTCATCTGAACGGGGCGATCGATTACTTTACTCACGAACGTGAAGGAGAACTGGACTGGCATAAGAATTGGGAAAGTTGTTATGACAAAGGGTATTCCACGGACCTGATTGCCCGGGAAGCTGTCCGTTATGTCAACGACCATAAAAAAGAACCTTTCTTCCTCTATGTGGCTTTCAATGCTCCGCATACACCTTTGCAGGCGAAGCCTGAAGATATTGCTCTCTATACTTCCGACTTGGAAAGTCTTTCGAAGAAAGAGCAAAACCGTTGTATTTATTCCGCAATGGTGACTTGCATGGACAGGGGGATCGGTGATATTTATAACACGTTGGAAAAGAACGGCCAGCTTGATAATACGATTTTCCTTTTCTTCAGCGACAACGGAACGGATGGTAAAGGCGGTTCATCCGGAGAGCTGCGTGGCTTTAAGTTCCAAGAATGGGATGGTGGTGTACGTACGGCCGCAGTTATCCAGTGGAACAAGGGTTTCAAACAACCCCGGAAAGTGGAACAAGTGACCGGCTTCGTCGATGTACTCCCGACACTTCGGGATATCCTCGATGTGAAGAAAGCACCCAAACGTGAGTTGGACGGCATTAGCGTACGCTCTGTATTAACGGGTGAGCGTGAGAGTATCCGGCGTGATTTTTATCTGGGATGTGGTGCAGTTGTCAATCAGGATTGGAAACTGATTCTTCCGGGACAAAACAACCATATGAAAAACCTGGGAACAGGCTATCTGGTCGATTATAAGAATGATCCTTACGAACAGAAAAACAGTGCCGCTAATAATCCGGAAGAGATGCAACGCCTGAAGAAAATAGCAGAGAAATACGATGCTGTAAAACCGGTATTTGAAGAGAAAGATTACGGTTTGGGAAAGGACACTTTCAAAGCTCCGAAAGAATGGAAAATAGTTAAGCCTTGA
- a CDS encoding SusC/RagA family TonB-linked outer membrane protein, with amino-acid sequence MKLWLFLLLTGTLQLVASNTKAQDAVIKLPSQSLSVGNLISEIEKQTDYLVVYSNREINTERQINVKNTSAQVMTLLKEAFAKTEIGYEFENDYILLANKAKTDAIQQQKDRKIEGTVTDAAGEPIIGANVSVVGSQSIGTITDLDGKFSLKVPEDCTLHVSYIGYIVQNVDIKGKSFVKVVLKEDTKTLDEIVVVGYGTMKKSDITGSLSSVKVDELKEGVSTSVDQMLFGKSAGVTVVQNSGEPGGGYSINIRGASSINAGVSPLYVIDGIPIDNSRAIDQGSISGFNSSRTPRNPLASINPADIESIEILKDASATAIYGSRGANGVILVTTRGGSSEKMKVSYSGSFGVQTPARRLDLLNATDYKRVMNEIIDAGTGEEGNRVGDIANNGAGTDWQDEVTRNAITHEHQLSFSGGTSKTFYYASFNYTKQDGIVKNTSFERWGARLNLKSDISSKLTLGMNVTGSYMKDQFVADGYGVNKDAGVLYAAYNFDPTLPVWGEDGAYATSSLLSVDNPVAIQEGMSSRSDTYRILASAYAEYHITKDLFAKLNVGTDFLNENRKNFNSSLCEFGRDNGGVGSNQNGEKTNYIVEGTVNYNKTIKQHSFGALFGLSYQRFSNSSMNMRAASFPDESLGADNLTAGAQDTYRLSNSSTGNRLASYIGRVNYSFDDRYLMTATFRADGSSRFGKNNRFGYFPSTALAWKISNESFMKDIRAITSMKIRASWGRTGNQDIGNYPSLTTYSVANAAVWGDKKINGIQPSKMPNPDLKWETTDQFNVGLDFGFFNNRITGGVDYFWKKTTDMLLQLPVDQTTGYTSKLSNIGRIDNRGLEIFLNTVNIHAGDFKWTSDVTFSAMKNEVKSLGSVDEIIIGAGYLHVDQVAIRKPGYPLNAYYGWEVAGVWQEKDDYSKMKEKFVPGELKYVDQNGDGYINDADRVVLGDSFPDFSWSFGNTFSYKNLDLYVFFEGVQGVEMLNGNLIDNYFPLSFRRNKFSELYLNRWTPENPTNQYPSFVDPLAHGRKVVNSRTLSDASYVRLKTIRLSYTFPKFSKFISSLQVYATAENVFTFTDYIGLDPTVNSNSNVNFRMDFNSYPSARTYMFGVKLDF; translated from the coding sequence ATGAAACTATGGTTGTTCTTGCTCTTGACAGGCACACTCCAGTTGGTGGCCTCGAACACAAAAGCCCAGGATGCGGTTATCAAACTTCCGTCTCAATCATTATCAGTGGGAAACCTGATTTCCGAGATTGAGAAACAGACGGACTATCTGGTAGTGTACAGTAACCGGGAAATTAATACCGAGCGTCAGATAAATGTAAAAAATACGTCTGCACAGGTTATGACTCTTCTTAAGGAAGCCTTCGCGAAAACGGAAATAGGATATGAGTTTGAAAATGATTATATCCTTTTGGCTAATAAAGCAAAAACAGATGCTATCCAACAACAGAAAGACCGTAAAATAGAGGGAACAGTGACCGATGCTGCCGGTGAACCTATCATCGGTGCAAATGTGAGCGTGGTGGGTAGTCAGTCAATAGGTACCATCACCGATCTGGACGGTAAGTTCTCACTGAAAGTCCCCGAAGATTGCACACTTCATGTGTCTTATATCGGATATATCGTACAGAATGTAGATATAAAAGGCAAGAGTTTCGTCAAAGTCGTACTCAAGGAAGACACCAAGACGCTGGATGAGATTGTGGTCGTTGGTTATGGAACGATGAAGAAGAGCGATATTACAGGCTCTTTGTCTTCAGTGAAAGTGGATGAATTGAAGGAGGGTGTCAGCACCTCGGTCGACCAGATGTTGTTTGGTAAAAGTGCAGGTGTGACCGTTGTTCAGAACAGTGGTGAACCGGGTGGAGGATATTCTATCAATATCCGCGGAGCCAGTTCTATCAATGCCGGTGTCTCTCCGTTGTATGTAATCGATGGGATTCCTATCGACAACTCACGTGCCATAGACCAAGGTTCTATCTCTGGTTTCAACAGTAGCCGCACACCGCGCAATCCGTTGGCTTCCATTAACCCGGCCGACATCGAATCTATCGAGATTCTGAAAGATGCTTCCGCTACGGCTATCTACGGTTCGAGAGGTGCCAATGGTGTAATTTTGGTTACGACTCGTGGCGGCTCTTCCGAGAAGATGAAGGTCAGTTACTCCGGTTCGTTCGGTGTACAGACACCTGCAAGAAGATTGGATTTGCTGAATGCTACCGATTACAAACGTGTTATGAATGAAATCATTGATGCCGGAACAGGTGAAGAAGGAAACCGGGTGGGGGATATTGCCAACAATGGTGCAGGTACCGACTGGCAGGATGAAGTTACCCGTAATGCCATTACGCACGAACATCAGTTGTCTTTCTCGGGCGGAACTTCAAAGACGTTTTATTATGCTTCTTTCAACTATACCAAACAGGACGGTATCGTAAAGAATACCAGCTTTGAAAGATGGGGCGCGCGCCTGAACCTGAAATCGGATATCAGCTCTAAGCTGACTTTGGGAATGAACGTGACAGGATCGTATATGAAAGACCAGTTTGTAGCCGATGGTTACGGTGTGAACAAAGATGCCGGCGTATTGTATGCCGCTTATAATTTTGACCCTACACTTCCGGTTTGGGGGGAAGATGGAGCTTATGCCACTTCAAGCCTTTTGTCGGTAGACAATCCGGTGGCTATTCAGGAAGGTATGAGTTCACGTTCGGATACGTACAGAATCCTTGCTTCGGCTTATGCTGAATATCATATCACCAAAGACTTGTTTGCCAAATTGAATGTCGGTACTGACTTCCTGAACGAGAACCGTAAGAATTTTAATTCCAGTCTTTGTGAGTTCGGACGCGACAACGGTGGAGTAGGTTCCAATCAGAATGGTGAAAAGACCAATTACATTGTCGAGGGTACGGTGAACTATAACAAGACGATCAAACAACACTCTTTCGGTGCATTGTTTGGACTCAGTTATCAGCGTTTCAGCAATTCAAGCATGAATATGCGTGCCGCTTCCTTCCCTGACGAATCTCTGGGAGCGGATAATCTGACTGCGGGAGCCCAAGATACCTATCGTTTATCGAATTCTTCTACCGGCAATCGTCTGGCCTCTTATATCGGACGTGTCAACTATTCATTCGATGACAGATACTTGATGACAGCTACGTTCCGTGCAGACGGTTCGTCACGTTTTGGTAAGAACAACCGTTTCGGTTATTTCCCATCTACCGCTTTGGCATGGAAGATATCCAATGAATCGTTTATGAAGGACATCCGTGCGATTACTTCCATGAAGATTCGTGCCAGCTGGGGACGTACCGGTAATCAGGACATTGGTAACTATCCGTCGTTGACTACGTATAGTGTGGCTAATGCTGCTGTTTGGGGAGATAAGAAAATCAATGGTATTCAGCCCAGTAAAATGCCTAATCCGGATCTGAAATGGGAAACGACCGACCAGTTTAATGTCGGTTTGGATTTTGGTTTCTTTAATAACCGCATTACCGGAGGTGTCGATTATTTCTGGAAGAAGACTACGGACATGTTGTTGCAACTCCCCGTTGACCAGACTACCGGTTATACGAGCAAACTTTCCAATATCGGGCGTATCGATAACCGAGGATTAGAGATATTCTTGAATACGGTGAATATCCATGCCGGTGACTTTAAATGGACATCGGATGTAACTTTCTCGGCTATGAAGAATGAAGTGAAGAGTCTCGGCAGTGTGGATGAAATTATCATCGGTGCAGGATATCTGCATGTAGATCAGGTAGCTATACGTAAACCGGGGTATCCGTTGAATGCATACTATGGTTGGGAGGTAGCCGGTGTATGGCAGGAAAAGGATGATTACAGTAAAATGAAAGAGAAGTTCGTACCGGGCGAGTTGAAATATGTTGACCAGAATGGTGATGGGTATATCAATGATGCCGACCGTGTGGTATTGGGTGATTCTTTCCCTGATTTCTCTTGGTCGTTTGGTAATACATTTAGTTATAAGAATTTGGATTTATACGTATTCTTTGAAGGAGTACAAGGTGTCGAGATGTTGAATGGTAACTTGATTGACAACTACTTCCCGTTAAGTTTCCGCCGTAACAAGTTCTCGGAACTTTATCTGAACCGGTGGACTCCGGAAAATCCTACGAACCAATACCCTTCATTTGTCGATCCGTTGGCACATGGTCGTAAAGTGGTTAACTCCAGAACGCTGTCCGATGCTTCGTATGTACGTCTGAAAACGATCCGTTTGAGCTATACATTCCCTAAGTTCTCTAAGTTCATCAGTTCTTTACAGGTTTATGCAACGGCTGAGAATGTATTTACGTTTACCGATTACATTGGTTTGGATCCAACGGTGAATTCGAATAGTAATGTTAACTTCCGTATGGACTTTAACTCCTATCCGAGTGCCCGTACCTACATGTTTGGAGTGAAACTTGACTTTTAG
- a CDS encoding sulfatase family protein, translated as MNKSVLFLTACSGLAATMAVAQEKKPNIVIIYTDDMGIGDVSCYNSGWVMTPNIDRLAAKGLKFNHYYTSSPVSSPSRVGLTTGMFPTEWGINTFLHDRKGNAECEQSDYLDSSAPTIAKSLKAAGYATAHIGKWHMGGGRDVDDAPQIPKYGFDEYLSTYESPDPDKLITATNWIWSEKDSIKRWERTGYFVDKTLEYLGRHKGEPCFVNLWPDDMHTPWVPSADCYGKKKEWNGKENFMAVLEEYDRQIGRFMDGLERLGIADNTIVIFTSDNGAYPTFDQVRSNGHRGSKNSLYEGGVNMPFIIVWPDKIKAGEVDDETVINAVDIYPSLCAITGATQLKGFNYSGEDMSKALMGVKHQSRKKDMMWDFGRNRFFGHPAQPHQQSPHLALRRGDWKVLVNADGANLELFNIKEDPNETTNIANKYPEMAQEMSKKVINWYFTKRKLRQ; from the coding sequence ATGAACAAATCAGTATTGTTCTTGACCGCTTGCAGTGGGCTGGCAGCCACAATGGCTGTTGCGCAGGAGAAGAAACCCAATATTGTCATTATTTATACGGATGACATGGGCATTGGTGATGTTTCCTGTTATAACAGCGGATGGGTGATGACCCCTAATATCGATCGTCTTGCTGCAAAAGGATTGAAATTCAACCATTATTATACTTCGTCACCCGTAAGTTCCCCTTCACGGGTCGGACTGACCACCGGAATGTTCCCTACCGAATGGGGAATCAACACTTTCCTACACGACCGGAAAGGGAATGCGGAGTGCGAGCAGTCCGATTATCTAGATAGTTCGGCACCGACTATCGCCAAGTCATTGAAAGCTGCCGGATATGCGACCGCTCATATTGGTAAATGGCACATGGGTGGTGGCCGTGATGTGGACGATGCTCCCCAAATACCGAAATATGGCTTCGACGAATATCTGAGTACTTATGAGAGTCCCGATCCGGACAAGCTGATCACTGCTACCAATTGGATATGGAGCGAGAAAGACAGTATCAAGCGATGGGAACGTACCGGCTACTTTGTAGATAAAACACTTGAATACCTTGGTCGTCATAAAGGTGAACCCTGTTTTGTAAACTTATGGCCGGATGATATGCATACTCCCTGGGTGCCTTCGGCCGATTGCTACGGAAAGAAAAAGGAGTGGAACGGCAAGGAGAACTTTATGGCCGTACTTGAAGAATACGACCGTCAGATCGGACGTTTCATGGATGGTTTGGAGAGACTTGGCATTGCCGACAATACGATTGTGATTTTTACCAGCGACAACGGGGCTTATCCTACTTTTGATCAGGTTCGAAGCAACGGGCATCGTGGTTCGAAAAATAGCCTTTATGAAGGTGGTGTCAATATGCCTTTCATTATCGTATGGCCCGATAAAATCAAGGCAGGTGAGGTGGATGATGAGACCGTGATCAATGCAGTGGATATTTATCCTTCTTTATGTGCCATAACAGGAGCCACGCAACTAAAAGGTTTCAATTACAGTGGCGAAGACATGAGCAAGGCATTGATGGGAGTGAAACACCAGAGCCGCAAGAAAGATATGATGTGGGATTTCGGCCGTAACCGTTTCTTCGGCCATCCGGCTCAACCTCATCAGCAAAGTCCCCACCTGGCTCTTCGCAGAGGTGACTGGAAGGTTTTGGTCAATGCTGACGGGGCTAATCTGGAACTTTTCAATATAAAGGAAGATCCGAACGAAACAACCAATATAGCGAATAAATATCCTGAGATGGCACAAGAAATGTCGAAGAAAGTCATCAATTGGTATTTCACAAAACGTAAACTAAGACAATAG
- a CDS encoding RNA polymerase sigma-70 factor: MNKVIKEEKHIDFEQTYIMYFSKMKYFAREYVLSDEDAENIVQDVFLELWEKKEILALPVNIIAYLFTAIKNRCIDLLRHRIVAKDTEDKMQAEYRLTLQMKYYSLEAFDNELFEEENIEQVLSKAIDSLPEKCREIFIKNKIEGKKQKDIAAELNISVNTVESQMGIAYKKLKSELKDYFPLFIFLFYL; this comes from the coding sequence ATGAATAAAGTGATCAAGGAAGAAAAACACATTGATTTTGAGCAGACATACATTATGTATTTCTCTAAAATGAAGTATTTCGCTCGTGAATATGTCTTGTCAGATGAAGATGCCGAGAATATTGTGCAGGATGTTTTTCTTGAACTATGGGAAAAAAAAGAAATTCTGGCATTGCCTGTCAATATCATTGCCTATCTTTTTACTGCCATTAAGAACCGTTGTATCGATCTTCTCCGGCACAGGATTGTGGCAAAGGACACGGAAGATAAAATGCAAGCAGAGTATCGGCTTACCCTTCAGATGAAGTATTATTCATTGGAAGCTTTTGATAACGAATTGTTTGAAGAAGAGAATATCGAACAAGTTTTATCAAAGGCTATTGACTCGCTTCCGGAGAAGTGCAGGGAGATTTTTATTAAAAATAAAATTGAAGGCAAAAAGCAAAAGGATATTGCAGCTGAGTTAAATATTTCGGTAAATACCGTTGAGAGTCAGATGGGCATTGCCTATAAGAAACTAAAAAGTGAACTAAAGGATTACTTTCCTCTTTTCATTTTCCTGTTTTATTTATGA